From Brassica oleracea var. oleracea cultivar TO1000 chromosome C3, BOL, whole genome shotgun sequence, a single genomic window includes:
- the LOC106331641 gene encoding adenine phosphoribosyltransferase 1-like isoform X2 yields MQSIVSSYHLCLPPPPPVLRHRLICQSLPPIRLPSRRSPTSLRLFPCAVSRESEMAAAAKEDGQDPRIPKIASSIRVIPDFPKPGIMFQDITTLLLDTEAFKDTIDIFVERYKGKGISVVAGVEARGFIFGPPIALAIGAKFVPMRKPKKLPGKVISEEYSLEYGTDKIEMHVGAVEPGERAIIIDDLIATGGTLAAAIRLLERVGVKIVECACVIELPELNGREKLGEAPLFILVTSDAA; encoded by the exons ATGCAATCAATAGTTTCTTCTTACCATCTCTGTCTTCCTCCTCCTCCTCCTGTCCTTCGCCACCGTCTTATCTGCCAGAGTCTTCCTCCGATCCGCCTCCCAAGCCGTCGTTCTCCCACCTCCCTCCGCCTCTTCCCCTGTG CAGTGAGTCGGGAGAGTGAAATGGCAGCAGCAGCTAAAGAAGATGGACAAGATCCGAGAATCCCTAAGATCGCCTCTTCCATTAGAGTCATCCCCGACTTCCCTAAACCAG GGATCATGTTTCAGGACATAACGACGCTGCTTCTGGACACTGAGGCGTTTAAGGACACCATTGATATTTTTGTTGAAAGATACAAAGGCAAAGGCATCTCTGTTGTTGCTG GTGTTGAAGCAAGAGGTTTCATTTTTGGACCTCCTATTGCGTTGGCTATTGGTGCCAAATTTGTTCCCATGAGGAAGCCCAAGAAGCTGCCTG GGAAGGTTATATCAGAGGAGTATTCGTTAGAGTATGGAACAGATAAGATAGAGATGCATGTAGGTGCAGTAGAGCCTGGTGAGCGTGCTATCATCATAGATGACCTCATTGCCACTGGTGGCACTCTCGCTGCTGCAATCCGTCTACTTG AGCGAGTAGGAGTGAAGATAGTGGAGTGTGCATGCGTGATTGAGTTACCAGAGCTTAATGGAAGGGAGAAACTAGGAGAGGCGCCACTTTTTATTCTTGTCACCTCGGATGCTGCTTAA
- the LOC106331641 gene encoding adenine phosphoribosyltransferase 1-like isoform X1 produces the protein MQSIVSSYHLCLPPPPPVLRHRLICQSLPPIRLPSRRSPTSLRLFPCAAVSRESEMAAAAKEDGQDPRIPKIASSIRVIPDFPKPGIMFQDITTLLLDTEAFKDTIDIFVERYKGKGISVVAGVEARGFIFGPPIALAIGAKFVPMRKPKKLPGKVISEEYSLEYGTDKIEMHVGAVEPGERAIIIDDLIATGGTLAAAIRLLERVGVKIVECACVIELPELNGREKLGEAPLFILVTSDAA, from the exons ATGCAATCAATAGTTTCTTCTTACCATCTCTGTCTTCCTCCTCCTCCTCCTGTCCTTCGCCACCGTCTTATCTGCCAGAGTCTTCCTCCGATCCGCCTCCCAAGCCGTCGTTCTCCCACCTCCCTCCGCCTCTTCCCCTGTG CAGCAGTGAGTCGGGAGAGTGAAATGGCAGCAGCAGCTAAAGAAGATGGACAAGATCCGAGAATCCCTAAGATCGCCTCTTCCATTAGAGTCATCCCCGACTTCCCTAAACCAG GGATCATGTTTCAGGACATAACGACGCTGCTTCTGGACACTGAGGCGTTTAAGGACACCATTGATATTTTTGTTGAAAGATACAAAGGCAAAGGCATCTCTGTTGTTGCTG GTGTTGAAGCAAGAGGTTTCATTTTTGGACCTCCTATTGCGTTGGCTATTGGTGCCAAATTTGTTCCCATGAGGAAGCCCAAGAAGCTGCCTG GGAAGGTTATATCAGAGGAGTATTCGTTAGAGTATGGAACAGATAAGATAGAGATGCATGTAGGTGCAGTAGAGCCTGGTGAGCGTGCTATCATCATAGATGACCTCATTGCCACTGGTGGCACTCTCGCTGCTGCAATCCGTCTACTTG AGCGAGTAGGAGTGAAGATAGTGGAGTGTGCATGCGTGATTGAGTTACCAGAGCTTAATGGAAGGGAGAAACTAGGAGAGGCGCCACTTTTTATTCTTGTCACCTCGGATGCTGCTTAA
- the LOC106334682 gene encoding uncharacterized protein LOC106334682, protein MTWPPQPPPEILVVIERTARAVAQLGLEHEKLILEANRCIENAPYKPPGSKTVLEVERSGFLKSCDHPYHQVYRKKRDAYFAQCQDGVIHFLRPKFDDDDDLKPPPNRDDPPPPPHPPPDDITPIDLGLVKVTALFVARYGQQFWHALIDMPMCPHFSFLNSSDKTFSYYNGLVGLYHRVLRPFPPDADEAPLGEFFRYVQLEKLHQKLTDLHALAYGLDCMDDRDASPLAMPPSFFSLMTMPHHPNQDEDDIQPQCEPHPIPPYMFPVRISLEELVIIKLTALFVSRYGQCFLRALMMREVSNPHFDFLFFRWDQRPQFPSMEPAEIRSHVFNVLVYAYSKILMPSKRANDPGFCSVVVLAVFSSRLLRLEKPKLGEGVKTRAIIDLHAFVAGVDYLAHMHEPQYSGIMSPPQRLSVMIKNLQSPLQTPHPGILVLLPLGRKLSDYPQCSRSMCSHLEYTFPQSIGPDELGVIKLTALFVTRYGMFFMEALMKIAPTEFEFLKLTHSRRALFFAFIDVYSSILKPFTKGGDHLAMALEFFFYCLQLNKLKKGVAVMELSAFLSGVDHFAWMDVNGYSAIVAAPECRSVMMNRLTQIDTGGGLDQPPTLRTPFSFPSNYYGFSSPRDIAIIKLTAVFVARYGVRICRELKKKLDARTVLKFMEPSDELFHFYEVAVHAYSNILEGSDDADTETVIERYFHCVQWEEQKEEGSMTFDDDLYGFVEAVDCFAQLEDGYFFQMMGNIHLVHPCDCLYDQTSSSEPKRRKVDESSSVIEDSSTIKVWVPTVYGRKVIKIAVGSLSEKVSSLMEKIANEIQMPAKDLKLRGKEGVLKGDKSLAQNDVETGEILTLTWRISRWY, encoded by the exons ATGACGTGGCCACCACAACCTCCTCCAGAAATCTTAGTAGTGATTGAGAGAACAGCACGTGCGGTAGCCCAGTTGGGCTTAGAGCATGAGAAGTTAATCTTGGAAGCCAATCGTTGTATTGAGAATGCACCTTACAAGCCGCCTGGTAGCAAGACTGTATTGGAGGTTGAAAGGTCCGGCTTTTTGAAGAGTTGTGATCATCCCTATCACCAAGTCTACAGGAAAAAGCGCGATGCATACTTTGCTCAGTGCCAAGATGGGGTGATTCATTTCCTACGACCTAAATTCGATGATGATGATGATCTCAAGCCTCCTCCCAATAGAGACGACCCTCCTCCTCCTCCTCACCCTCCTCCAGATGACATCACACCCATCGACCTCGGTTTGGTTAAGGTCACTGCTCTGTTTGTGGCGCGCTACGGCCAACAGTTTTGGCACGCTTTGATCGACATGCCCATGTGCCCCCATTTCAGCTTTTTGAACTCTTCTGACAAGACATTCAGTTACTACAACGGACTTGTTGGTCTGTATCATAGAGTCCTAAGGCCTTTTCCTCCTGATGCTGATGAAGCTCCTCTTGGGGAGTTTTTCCGCTATGTTCAGTTGGAGAAGCTGCATCAGAAACTCACTGATTTGCATGCTTTGGCGTATGGTCTTGACTGCATGGACGACCGAGATGCTTCTCCTCTTGCCATGCCACCCTCCTTCTTTTCACTTATGACTATGCCTCATCATCCTAATCAAGATGAGGATGACATCCAACCCCAGTGTGAACCTCATCCCATTCCACCATATATGTTTCCCGTAAGGATTTCACTCGAAGAGCTAGTTATCATTAAGCTTACTGCACTCTTTGTGTCTCGGTACGGTCAATGTTTTCTTCGGGCGCTGATGATGAGAGAGGTTTCCAACCCTCACTTTGACTTTCTGTTTTTCCGTTGGGATCAAAGGCCTCAGTTTCCGTCAATGGAGCCAGCTGAAATCAGGTCCCATGTTTTCAATGTGCTTGTTTATGCCTATTCAAAAATACTAATGCCTTCCAAAAGGGCCAACGACCCTGGTTTCTGTTCGGTGGTCGTTCTTGCTGTTTTTTCTTCCCGTCTTCTTCGACTTGAGAAGCCGAAGCTGGGGGAGGGAGTGAAGACTAGGGCTATCATTGATTTGCATGCCTTTGTGGCAGGTGTGGACTATCTTGCTCACATGCATGAGCCGCAGTATTCTGGTATCATGTCACCACCTCAACGCCTTTCAGTTATGATAAAGAACCTGCAGTCACCACTACAAACGCCGCATCCTGGTATACTTGTTCTGCTTCCCCTGGGACGTAAGCTCAGTGACTACCCTCAATGCTCAAGGTCCATGTGTAGCCACCTTGAATACACATTTCCTCAATCGATTGGACCCGATGAGCTTGGTGTTATCAAGCTCACAGCGCTGTTTGTAACAAGGTATGGGATGTTTTTTATGGAGGCTTTGATGAAGATAGCGCCTACTGAGTTTGAGTTTCTGAAGCTAACTCATAGCAGGAGAGCGCTCTTTTTCGCGTTTATTGACGTGTATTCCAGTATATTGAAGCCTTTCACAAAGGGCGGTGATCATTTGGCCATGGCTCTTGAGTTTTTCTTCTACTGTCTTCAGTTGAATAAGCTTAAAAAGGGAGTGGCTGTGATGGAATTGTCGGCTTTTTTGAGTGGTGTTGATCATTTTGCATGGATGGATGTTAATGGCTACTCTGCTATCGTGGCTGCACCTGAATGCCGTTCAGTGATGATGAACCGGCTAACGCAGATTGATACTGGTGGCGGTCTTGATCAGCCTCCAACTCTAAGAACTCCCTTCTCGTTTCCATCTAACTATTATGGATTTTCCTCACCCCGTGATATTGCTATCATTAAGCTGACAGCTGTGTTTGTGGCACGGTATGGGGTGCGCATTTGTCGGGAATTGAAGAAGAAATTGGATGCAAGAACAGTTTTAAAGTTTATGGAACCAAGTGATGAATTGTTCCATTTTTATGAGGTAGCTGTTCATGCATATTCCAACATATTAGAGGGTTCAGATGATGCTGATACAGAGACAGTTATTGAGAGATACTTCCATTGTGTTCAATGGGAGGAGCAAAAGGAAGAAGGGTCAATGACTTTTGATGATGATTTGTATGGTTTTGTGGAGGCTGTTGACTGCTTTGCTCAGTTGGAGGATGGATACTTTTTTCAGATGATGGGGAACATCCATCTAGTACATCCTTGTGATTGTCTTTATGATCAGACCTCTTCATCAGAGCCAAAGAGACGAAAGGTTGACGAGTCATCTAGTGTTATAGAG GATTCCTCGACGATCAAGGTGTGGGTTCCAACAGTGTATGGAAGGAAAGTCATTAAAATAGCAGTGGGGTCGTTATCGGAAAAGGTGTCGAGTTTGATGGAGAAAATAGCCAATGAGATTCAAATGCCAGCAAAGGATCTGAAGTTACGTGGCAAAGAAGGGGTATTGAAGGGGGACAAGTCACTAGCACAAAACGATGTTGAAACAGGAGAAATCCTCACCCTGACTTGGCGCATTTCTAGGTGGTATTAG
- the LOC106327953 gene encoding tetratricopeptide repeat protein 7B: protein MLCACSGEQFRFDDQPGSPESLATRDFSASGLSSSRTREGADWDSKLEESQVDEAESTLKEALSLNYEEARALLGRLEYQRGNFDAALQVFKGIDIKLLTPRITKAIVDRTRPCNKPPRSSKAVTLPPPPTSMSMHSVSLLLEAILLKARSLEELGSCKEAAEECKLILDMVESALPSGMPPQGLSGFDKLQEVFHKALELLPLLWTKAGDFHETVASYRRALSRPWNLDPQRLAVTQKSLALVLLYASVEASPKDSMEDAIVLLMLLVKKMVVGVIQWDAELMDHLTYSLSMVGQFEVLASYLEQILPGVYTRGGRWYLLSLCYSAAGIDKTAINLLKLALGPSESRQIPQASWLLFGAKLCSEDPQHSRDGINFSHKLLDLANNQSEHLFRQTHRFLGVCYGNAARSSKLDSERILLQKKSLYSLNKAATMGKGDPEPDVVYNLSVENAFQRNLQAALDGAVEYSSMVGGVSTRGWKHLAAVLSAEKRLKDAESILDFTMEEAGDMEKLDLLKLKAVLQMAQEQPKQALKTCSNFLALIRAQEKSEQSKTLLKKYETEAWQDLASVYGKLGSWSDAETCLEKARSICFYSPKGWNKTGLCLEAKSLHEEALIAFFMSLSIDPDHVPSIVSIAEVMMKSGGDTLATAKSFLMNALRLDPKSHDAWMKLGHVAKMQGLSQQAAEFYQAAYELELSAPVQSFI from the exons ATGTTGTGTGCTTGTTCAGGCGAACAGTTCCGGTTCGATGACCAGCCTGGCTCGCCGGAGTCACTAGCTACACGAGACTTCTCAGCTAGTGGCCTTTCTTCTTCCAGAACTAGAGAGGGAGCCGATTGGGATTCAAAACTCGAAGAGTCTCAAGTGGATGAAGCTGAATCGACTCTAAAAGAGGCTCTCTCCCTCAACTACGAG GAAGCTAGGGCTTTGCTTGGGAGACTTGAGTATCAGAGAGGTAACTTCGATGCAGCGCTTCAGGTCTTTAAAGGGATTGACATTAAGCTCCTAACTCCCAGGATTACCAAAGCCATTGTCGACAGAACTCGTCCTTGCAATAAACCACCACGCTCCTCCAAAGCTGTTACTCTCCCTCCTCCTCCAACCTCCATGTCAATGCATTCCGTCAGCTTGCTTCTTGAAGCCATCTTGCTTAAAGCTAGATCACTTGAGGAACTCGGCTCTTGCAAAG AAGCTGCAGAGGAATGCAAACTAATCTTGGACATGGTTGAATCTGCACTACCAAGTGGCATGCCTCCTCAAGGACTCAGCGGATTCGATAAACTGCAGGAAGTTTTCCACAAGGCGCTCGAGCTGCTTCCTTTGCTATGGACGAAAGCTGGAGACTTTCATGAGACCGTTGCTTCGTATCGCCGCGCTTTATCCAGACCGTGGAATCTGGATCCTCAAAGGCTAGCTGTTACGCAGAAGTCTTTAGCTTTGGTTTTGCTTTACGCTAGTGTTGAGGCGAGCCCCAAGGACAGCATGGAGGATGCGATTGTGTTGTTAATGTTGCTTGTGAAGAAGATGGTGGTTGGAGTAATACAGTGGGATGCAGAACTCATGGATCATCTGACTTACTCTCTTTCCATGGTTGGACAGTTTGAAGTGTTGGCGAGCTATCTGGAGCAGATTCTTCCTGGTGTTTACACTAGAGGGGGGAGATGGTACCTGCTCTCGCTTTGTTACAGTGCTGCAGGGATCGATAAAACTGCCATTAATCTATTGAAGCTGGCCCTTGGTCCTTCCGAATCAAGACAGATACCGCAGGCTTCTTGGTTATTGTTTGGGGCAAAGCTATGCTCTGAAGATCCACAACACTCAAGGGACGGGATAAATTTTTCTCACAAGCTGCTCGACTTGGCTAATAATCAGAGTGAACATCTTTTCCGCCAAACGCACAGGTTCCTTGGCGTATGCTATGGAAACGCTGCAAGAAGTTCTAAACTAGACTCTGAGCGGATTTTACTTCAGAAGAAATCTCTATACTCTCTAAATAAAGCCGCAACGATGGGCAAGGGTGATCCGGAACCAGATGTTGTATATAACTTAAGCGTTGAGAATGCGTTTCAAAGAAACCTTCAAGCGGCTTTGGATGGCGCGGTTGAGTATTCTAGTATGGTGGGAGGAGTTTCAACTAGAGGATGGAAACATTTAGCTGCTGTCCTTTCAGCGGAGAAACGGCTCAAGGATGCTGAATCTATTCTGGACTTTACAATGGAAGAAGCTGGTGACATGGAAAAGTTAGACCTTCTGAAGTTGAAAGCTGTGCTTCAGATGGCTCAAGAACAACCTAAGCAGGCGTTGAAGACATGCAGTAACTTTCTGGCTCTAATCCGGGCGCAGGAGAAGTCTGAACAATCCAAG ACTCTGCTAAAGAAATATGAAACTGAAGCTTGGCAAGACCTGGCCTCTGTCTATGGAAAGCTAGGTTCATGGTCAGACGCAGAAACATGTCTAGAGAAGGCAAGATCCATCTGCTTTTATTCTCCCAAAGGCTGGAATAAAACAG GTTTGTGTCTCGAAGCTAAATCACTTCACGAAGAGGCTTTGATAGCCTTCTTCATGTCACTCTCGATAGATCCAGACCACGTGCCCAGCATTGTTTCTATAGCAGAGGTTATGATGAAATCCGGAGGTGATACACTTGCAACCGCTAAGAGTTTTCTGATGAACGCCTTACGGTTAGACCCGAAAAGTCACGACGCGTGGATGAAGCTAGGACATGTTGCTAAAATGCAAGGCTTATCACAGCAAGCTGCAGAGTTTTACCAAGCTGCGTATGAACTAGAGTTGTCGGCTCCGGTTCAGAGTTTCATCTGA
- the LOC106330853 gene encoding 3-isopropylmalate dehydrogenase-like, with the protein MIETGSKKRIFRIGKNLCRVRFLLAPPLLFSLCSFSSLSLYRGASWRRRRKRSLPVAVDALPLAGSLEGSVSGLDLNFEELPIGGVALDLVRISLSEETLTKAKNSDVVLLGAIGWYKLITVFPQLVDSTYDHPRAYQSPSGKLVQIEHALTAVGSGQTSLEIKASNVVVIATEKKLPSILVDEASVQKIQHFSSNIGVVYMFSSSRSLLITNFSPCPRKQLLWLWSEVNEMDVAVAEVPLAADEVIRMDEIMDMIVAHLDEAMVVDVDLRLSLNTRPNQMNENKDVLVVDSGSSHTILKDKRYFINLTLKNANISTIAGIASLIEGHGQMPCCIHPTL; encoded by the exons ATGATAGAAACCGGTTCTAAAAAGAGGATTTTTAGAATTGGTAAAAACCTCTGCCGTGTCCGTTTTTTATTAGCTCCTCCTCTCCTTTTCTCTCTCTGCTCTTTTTCGTCTCTTTCTCTTTATCGCGGTGCTTCCTGGCGACGACGTCGGAAACGAAGTCTTCCCGTCGCCGTTGACGCTCTTCCTCTAGCTGGATCTCTCGAAGGTTCTGTATCAGGATTAGATTTGAATTTCGAGGAGCTGCCTATAGGAGGTGTTGCTTTGGATCTCGTCCGAATTTCTCTATCAGAGGAAACATTGACAAAGGCAAAGAATTCAGATGTTGTTCTCCTCGGAGCTATTGGATGGTACAAACTCATCACTGTCTTCCCTCAG TTGGTTGATTCGACTTATGATCATCCGCGAGCTTACCAGAG TCCATCTGGGAAGCTGGTTCAGATAGAACATGCTCTAACAGCTGTTGGATCAGGCCAAACATCTTTGGAAATCAAAG CTTCAAACGTAGTTGTCATTGCAACTGAGAAGAAACTTCCTTCCATTCTGGTTGATGAAGCTTCT GTTCAAAAGATTCAGCATTTTAGTTCCAACATTGGAGTTGTTTACATGTTCTCCTCCTCAAGATCTCTTTTAATTACAAATTT CTCACCATGTCCAAGGAAACAACTATTATGGCTATGGTCGGAAGTAAACGAAATGGACGTGGCCGTGGCTGAGGTTCCTCTGGCCGCGGATGAGGTAATCAGAATGGACGAGATCATGGACATGATCGTGGCTCATTTGGATGAGGCCATGGTCGTGGACGTGGATCTTCGTTTAAGCCTCAACACTCGACCAAATCAA ATGAACGAGAACAAGGATGTACTCGTTGTGGACAGTGGCTCAAGCCACACGATTCTTAAAGATAAGAGATACTTCATAAATCTAACTCTTAAAAACGCCAACATCTCAACCATTGCGGGTATTGCCAGCCTCATAGAGGGGCACGGCCAG ATGCCTTGTTGTATTCACCCAACTCTATGA
- the LOC106332734 gene encoding probable beta-1,4-xylosyltransferase IRX10, whose product MMNRSSLSTILLFLFFSASSAEHNARTERISGSAGDVLEDNPVGRLKVYVYELPSKYNKKLLQKDPRCLTHMFAAEIFMHRFLLSSPVRTRNPNEADWFYTPIYPTCDLTPTGLPLPFKSPRMMRSAIQLISSNWPYWNRTEGADHFFVVPHDFGACFHYQEEKAIERGILPLLKRATLVQTFGQRNHVCLDHGSITIPPFAPPQKMQAHLIPPDIPRSIFVYFRGLFYDVNNDPEGGYYARGARAAVWENFKNNPLFDISTDHPTTYYEDMQRSIFCLCPLGWAPWSPRLVEAVVFGCIPVIIADDIVLPFADAIPWEEIGVFVAEKDVPELDTILTSIPTEVILRKQRLLANPSMKRAMLFPQPAQPGDAFHQILNGLARKLPHDRSIYLREGEKVLNWTAGPVGDLKPW is encoded by the exons ATGATGAACAGGTCTTCCCTCTCCACCATTCTTCTCTTTCTCTTCTTCTCTGCTTCTTCCGCTGAGCATAATGCTCGGACCGAGCGAATCTCAG GAAGTGCTGGTGATGTATTAGAGGATAATCCAGTCGGGAGGCTTAAGGTTTATGTATACGAGCTCCCAAGCAAGTACAACAAGAAGTTACTTCAAAAGGACCCTCGTTGTCTTACACACATGTTTGCTGCCGAGATTTTCATGCACAGGTTTCTCTTGTCTAGTCCTGTCCGAACGCGTAACCCCAACGAAGCTGATTGGTTTTACACTCCCATTTACCCTACTTGCGATCTAACTCCCACCGGCTTGCCATTGCCTTTTAAATCTCCACGTATGATGAGAAGCGCCATACAACTTATATCATCAAACTGGCCTTACTGGAACCGGACAGAAGGTGCTGATCACTTCTTTGTCGTGCCACATGACTTTGGTGCTTGCTTCCATTATCAG GAGGAAAAAGCCATTGAAAGAGGGATTCTTCCACTACTCAAGCGTGCCACTTTGGTTCAAACATTTGGTCAGAGGAACCATGTCTGCTTGGACCATGGCTCAATCACTATTCCACCTTTTGCACCACCACAGAAGATGCAAGCCCATCTTATTCCTCCAGACATCCCACGCTCTATCTTTGTCTACTTCCGCGGTCTGTTCTACGATGTCAACAACGATCCAGAAGGAGGCTACTACGCAAG AGGCGCAAGAGCAGCTGTATGGGAGAACTTCAAGAACAACCCACTATTCGACATCTCAACAGACCACCCGACAACATACTACGAAGACATGCAAAGATCCATCTTCTGTCTATGTCCTCTAGGATGGGCTCCATGGAGCCCGAGGCTAGTTGAAGCCGTGGTGTTTGGGTGCATTCCAGTTATTATAGCGGACGACATAGTACTGCCTTTCGCAGACGCCATCCCCTGGGAAGAGATAGGAGTCTTTGTTGCGGAAAAAGACGTCCCTGAGCTAGACACGATCCTAACCTCAATACCAACGGAAGTGATCCTCAGGAAACAGAGACTCCTCGCAAATCCTTCGATGAAACGAGCCATGCTGTTTCCTCAACCGGCTCAACCAGGGGACGCATTCCATCAGATACTTAACGGGTTAGCGAGGAAGTTACCTCACGACAGAAGCATATACTTGAGGGAAGGTGAGAAAGTTCTGAACTGGACCGCTGGTCCTGTTGGTGACCTTAAACCTTGGTAA